A window from Candidatus Tectomicrobia bacterium encodes these proteins:
- a CDS encoding membrane-associated protein, with translation MKEALIPLWLKIGYTLMTAVIVPAYWRAYGPVNFLWFSDIALLSMAAALWLESRLLASMMAVGVLPMEIAWLADFLAGGKLLGIAAYMFGKGNLPLYLRALSLFHLALPPVILLMLMRHGYDRRALPAQIALALAVMPLCYRFSPAEENINWVFGPAGPQTAIRPLAYLALWLIVVPLFIYVPMHLLLGRVFGGR, from the coding sequence ATGAAGGAAGCGCTCATCCCCCTCTGGCTCAAGATCGGCTACACCCTCATGACCGCCGTCATCGTCCCCGCCTACTGGCGCGCCTACGGCCCCGTCAACTTCCTGTGGTTCTCGGACATCGCCCTGCTGTCCATGGCGGCCGCGCTCTGGCTGGAGAGCCGCCTCCTCGCCAGCATGATGGCCGTGGGCGTCCTCCCCATGGAGATCGCCTGGCTCGCCGACTTCCTGGCCGGGGGCAAGCTCCTGGGCATCGCCGCCTACATGTTCGGGAAGGGGAACCTGCCGCTTTATCTCCGGGCCCTCTCCCTCTTCCACCTCGCGCTGCCGCCCGTCATCCTCCTCATGCTCATGCGCCACGGCTACGACCGCCGGGCGCTCCCCGCCCAGATCGCCCTGGCCCTCGCCGTCATGCCCCTCTGCTACCGCTTCTCCCCCGCCGAGGAGAACATCAACTGGGTCTTCGGCCCCGCCGGCCCCCAGACCGCCATCCGCCCCTTGGCCTATCTTGCTTTGTGGCTGATCGTGGTGCCTTTGTTCATTTATGTGCCGATGCATTTGCTGCTGGGGAGGGTGTTCGGGGGGAGGTGA
- a CDS encoding type II toxin-antitoxin system RelE/ParE family toxin — protein sequence MSRRTREISWVKQARKAFEAFPLRAQDIVLDALTIAAEGGKADIAKPMTGLGAGVFEIALAHRGEAYRAVYALYLHEAIWVVHAFQKKSKRGIQTPRQEIDLIRERLKRLKEQLR from the coding sequence ATGAGCCGCCGGACGCGGGAGATCTCCTGGGTGAAGCAGGCGCGGAAGGCGTTCGAGGCCTTCCCGCTTCGCGCCCAGGACATCGTGCTGGACGCCCTGACCATCGCCGCCGAGGGAGGCAAGGCCGACATCGCCAAGCCGATGACCGGCCTGGGCGCCGGCGTCTTCGAGATCGCCCTGGCCCATCGCGGCGAGGCATACCGTGCCGTCTACGCCCTTTACCTGCATGAGGCCATCTGGGTGGTGCACGCCTTTCAGAAGAAATCGAAGCGGGGCATTCAGACCCCGAGGCAGGAGATTGACCTCATCCGCGAACGCTTGAAGCGCCTGAAGGAGCAGCTGCGATGA
- a CDS encoding XRE family transcriptional regulator encodes MTRKLETVHGSGNVYRDFGRPDADIRQAKALLAAQIIKILDDEGLSLRQAEKRSGVSNADFSRIRNADLGRFTIDRLMAILNRLDRRVEVRVKVTAAG; translated from the coding sequence ATGACCCGAAAGCTCGAAACCGTGCACGGCAGCGGGAACGTCTACCGAGACTTCGGCCGGCCCGACGCCGACATCCGGCAGGCCAAGGCCCTCCTGGCCGCGCAGATCATCAAGATACTCGACGACGAGGGGCTCTCCCTCCGCCAGGCCGAGAAGCGGAGCGGGGTGAGCAACGCCGACTTCTCCCGCATCCGCAACGCCGACCTGGGCCGCTTCACCATCGACCGACTGATGGCGATCCTCAACCGGCTCGACCGCCGCGTCGAGGTGCGGGTGAAGGTGACGGCGGCGGGGTGA
- a CDS encoding transposase, translated as MEGRKRLLGFVQSDTENSQVLAPFLRGLLERGLDISRGVLVVVDGGKGLRKAVEAAFNRGARRALVQRCQWHKRENVVRPLPKGEQRTWRGRLARAWERPTYGEARSAVLELHGELEERNLSAAGSLEEGFEETLTLHRLGVFALLGRSLKTTNVIESVLSQVEGHCAKVDAWRNSGQKHRWLAASLLDTEPRLRRIKGYRHLPKLREALQRELKIEDEGKASREAA; from the coding sequence ATGGAGGGCCGGAAGCGCCTTCTGGGCTTCGTTCAGTCGGACACCGAGAACTCCCAAGTGCTGGCCCCCTTCCTGAGGGGCCTCCTGGAGCGGGGCCTGGACATCTCGCGGGGGGTGCTGGTGGTCGTTGACGGAGGCAAGGGTCTGCGCAAGGCGGTCGAGGCGGCCTTCAATCGGGGGGCCAGGCGGGCCCTCGTGCAACGGTGCCAGTGGCACAAGCGCGAGAACGTGGTCAGGCCTCTGCCCAAGGGCGAGCAGAGGACGTGGCGGGGGCGCCTGGCGCGGGCCTGGGAGCGGCCCACCTACGGCGAGGCCCGCTCGGCGGTGCTTGAGCTTCATGGGGAGCTTGAGGAGCGCAACCTCTCGGCTGCGGGGAGCCTGGAGGAGGGCTTCGAGGAGACGCTGACGCTCCACCGCCTGGGGGTGTTCGCCCTCCTGGGCCGCAGCCTCAAGACCACCAACGTCATCGAGTCGGTCCTCTCCCAGGTGGAGGGCCACTGCGCGAAGGTGGACGCCTGGAGGAACTCGGGCCAGAAGCACCGCTGGCTCGCGGCCTCGCTCCTCGACACCGAGCCCAGGCTCAGGCGCATCAAGGGCTACCGCCACCTGCCGAAGCTGCGCGAGGCGTTGCAGCGGGAGCTCAAGATCGAAGACGAAGGGAAGGCTTCAAGGGAGGCGGCATAA
- a CDS encoding DUF2924 domain-containing protein has translation MDANLEVYLEKLKQLSPDELHDAWHSQLGCPAPTGLNAPLLRQLLAWRIQEHAFGGLSSESRLQLRRLTTSLGRNPDHSLTPNLGLKPGTILEREWQGVRHRVRVLDAGFEYVGERFDSLSKVARRITGTRWSGPLFFGLRK, from the coding sequence ATGGACGCAAACCTGGAGGTCTATCTCGAAAAACTCAAACAACTCAGCCCCGACGAACTGCACGATGCTTGGCACAGTCAACTTGGCTGCCCCGCCCCCACCGGCTTGAACGCACCCCTTCTCCGACAACTCCTTGCCTGGCGTATCCAGGAACATGCTTTTGGTGGCCTTTCATCCGAGAGCAGGCTCCAACTTCGGCGTCTGACCACCTCACTTGGCCGCAACCCCGACCACTCCCTGACTCCGAACCTCGGCCTCAAGCCGGGGACGATTCTGGAGCGCGAGTGGCAAGGCGTCCGCCACCGCGTCCGGGTGCTCGACGCGGGGTTCGAGTATGTGGGGGAGCGCTTCGACTCCCTCTCCAAAGTGGCCCGCAGGATCACCGGCACCCGCTGGTCGGGCCCCTTGTTCTTCGGTCTCCGGAAATGA
- the gltX gene encoding glutamate--tRNA ligase yields the protein MSGKVRVRFAPSNTGHLHIGGARTALFNWFFARHHGGTAILRVEDTDRERSTEEFYEAILEAFKWLEIEWDEGPYRQTHRMELYRAAAERLLASGAAYPCTCAPEEVEAMRERARAQGRTPRYDGTCRGRYGKPPDRPYCLRLLAPDEGETEVEDMLAGLVRFPNAEIDDMVIVRTDGTPTYNFCVAVDDVEMRITHVIRGNDHLSNTPKQVLVYRALGEVPPKFAHISMILGEDKKRLSKRHGATSVIEYRKLGYLPEALINYLVRLGWSRGDQEIFTREEIIEHFSLETLNRSAAVFNPEKLLWLNQEYIKKAEAGRLLPLLEERLRERGLDPEALPREARLGVVEELRSRSRTLEEMAEGARFFFAPKVEIDPKAAEKFLRPEVARPLAKLRGALASAEPFSKERVRAAFEGVLAEEGLSIGKLAQPVRVAVTGGTVSPGIHETLSLLGKERALARLDAALARMGAGQGGAAP from the coding sequence ATGAGCGGGAAGGTCCGGGTCCGCTTCGCGCCCTCGAACACGGGGCACCTCCACATCGGGGGGGCGCGGACGGCGCTCTTCAACTGGTTCTTCGCCCGCCACCACGGGGGCACCGCCATCCTCCGGGTGGAGGACACGGACCGGGAGCGCTCGACCGAGGAGTTCTACGAGGCCATCCTCGAGGCCTTCAAGTGGCTGGAAATCGAGTGGGACGAGGGGCCCTACCGCCAGACCCACCGGATGGAGCTCTACCGGGCGGCGGCGGAGCGCCTCCTCGCCTCGGGGGCGGCCTACCCCTGCACCTGCGCCCCCGAGGAGGTCGAGGCCATGCGGGAGCGGGCGAGGGCCCAGGGCCGCACCCCCCGCTACGACGGCACCTGCCGGGGCCGCTACGGCAAGCCCCCGGACAGGCCCTACTGCCTGCGCCTCCTGGCCCCGGACGAGGGGGAGACCGAGGTGGAGGACATGCTCGCGGGGCTGGTGCGCTTCCCGAACGCGGAGATCGACGACATGGTCATCGTCCGCACGGACGGGACGCCGACCTACAACTTCTGCGTGGCGGTGGACGACGTGGAGATGAGGATCACCCACGTCATCCGGGGGAACGACCACCTCTCGAACACGCCCAAGCAGGTGCTGGTCTACCGGGCGCTGGGTGAGGTGCCGCCCAAGTTCGCCCACATCTCGATGATCCTGGGAGAGGACAAGAAGCGCCTCTCCAAGCGCCACGGGGCCACGAGCGTGATCGAGTACCGGAAGCTCGGCTACCTGCCCGAGGCCCTCATCAATTACCTGGTGCGGCTGGGCTGGAGCCGAGGGGACCAGGAGATATTCACGCGGGAGGAGATCATCGAGCACTTCTCGCTCGAAACCCTCAACCGCTCGGCCGCGGTCTTCAACCCCGAGAAGCTCCTCTGGCTGAACCAGGAGTACATCAAGAAGGCGGAGGCCGGGCGCCTCCTCCCGCTGCTGGAGGAGCGGCTGAGGGAGCGGGGGCTCGACCCCGAGGCCCTGCCGCGCGAGGCGCGGCTCGGCGTGGTGGAGGAGCTCCGGAGCCGCTCGCGCACCTTGGAGGAGATGGCCGAGGGGGCGCGCTTCTTCTTCGCGCCCAAGGTGGAGATCGACCCCAAGGCGGCCGAGAAGTTCCTCCGGCCCGAGGTGGCCCGGCCGCTCGCCAAGCTCAGGGGGGCGCTGGCCTCGGCCGAGCCCTTCTCCAAGGAGCGGGTGCGGGCGGCCTTCGAGGGGGTGCTGGCCGAGGAGGGCCTCTCCATCGGGAAGCTCGCCCAGCCGGTGCGGGTGGCGGTCACGGGGGGCACGGTGAGCCCGGGCATCCACGAGACCCTCTCGCTCCTCGGCAAGGAGCGCGCCCTCGCCCGCCTCGACGCAGCGTTGGCCCGGATGGGAGCCGGCCAGGGCGGAGCGGCACCTTGA
- a CDS encoding recombinase family protein, translating to MTPPRRCAIYTRKSSEEGLEQQFNSLHAQREACEAYIRSQAGEGWKLLRTAYDDGGFSGGSMNRPGLQTLLADIDEGRIDIVVVYKVDRLTRSLTDFSKIVEIFEAHGVSFVSVTQAFNTTTSMGRLTLNVLLSFAQFEREVTGERIRDKFAASKKKGMWMGGPPPLGYDIRDRKLHVNPGEAERVRHIYERYLELGSVTSLVPDLSERGIRSKSWVSQRGNPRGGVPFGRGALYALLKNRIYLGQVTHKGAVHEGEHEAILPSDLWDRVQAILDTHRRKERKAPSKFGQNLLVGLLFDDQGNPMTPSHTKKPSGRRYRYYVSQALIRGRHEGVGSVSRVPAEAIERFVAERVKGSMEKEPWGELSPGAEAERIRSVLHRVVIHTQEVVVTWKKKVSEGENDQTPLRIPFRLKSRGRESVILPPDAPPSRARPDKALITAVVRAHAWREALESGKGGVQPIGCTDRYLRKVRPLAFLAPDITQAILQGTQPAELTLARLLRSKLTISWKEQRQKLGFLPIQ from the coding sequence ATGACTCCCCCCCGTCGCTGCGCCATCTACACCCGTAAATCCTCCGAGGAAGGCTTGGAGCAGCAGTTCAACTCCCTCCACGCCCAAAGGGAGGCCTGCGAGGCCTACATTCGGAGCCAGGCAGGGGAGGGCTGGAAGCTTCTCCGGACCGCCTACGACGACGGCGGCTTCTCCGGGGGAAGCATGAACCGGCCGGGGCTCCAGACCCTGCTCGCCGACATCGACGAAGGACGCATCGACATCGTCGTGGTCTACAAGGTCGATCGCCTGACCCGATCCCTGACCGACTTCTCGAAGATCGTGGAGATATTTGAGGCCCACGGAGTCTCCTTCGTCTCCGTCACCCAGGCTTTCAATACCACCACCTCCATGGGAAGGCTCACCCTCAACGTCCTGCTCTCCTTCGCCCAGTTCGAGCGGGAGGTCACAGGCGAGCGCATCCGGGACAAGTTCGCCGCCTCGAAGAAGAAGGGCATGTGGATGGGCGGTCCCCCGCCCCTGGGCTATGACATTCGGGACCGGAAACTTCATGTGAACCCCGGGGAGGCCGAACGGGTCCGGCATATCTACGAGCGCTATCTGGAACTGGGGTCTGTGACCTCGCTCGTTCCGGATCTCAGCGAAAGGGGAATCCGGAGCAAGTCCTGGGTGAGCCAGCGAGGGAATCCCAGGGGTGGCGTTCCTTTCGGCCGCGGCGCGCTCTATGCCTTGCTCAAGAACCGGATCTACCTAGGCCAGGTCACCCACAAGGGAGCGGTCCACGAAGGGGAGCACGAGGCCATCCTTCCCAGCGACCTCTGGGACCGGGTCCAGGCCATCCTCGACACCCACCGCCGCAAGGAACGGAAAGCCCCCTCCAAGTTCGGCCAGAACCTCCTCGTGGGCCTTCTCTTCGACGACCAGGGAAACCCCATGACCCCCTCCCACACCAAGAAGCCGAGCGGGAGGCGCTACCGCTACTACGTGAGCCAGGCCCTCATCCGGGGAAGGCATGAGGGAGTGGGGTCAGTTTCCCGGGTACCCGCGGAGGCAATTGAGAGGTTTGTCGCCGAGCGTGTGAAAGGTTCTATGGAGAAGGAGCCCTGGGGTGAGCTATCGCCAGGAGCGGAAGCCGAGAGAATTCGTAGCGTCCTTCATCGTGTGGTAATCCACACCCAGGAGGTTGTGGTTACCTGGAAAAAGAAGGTCTCGGAGGGTGAGAATGATCAAACGCCGCTGCGGATCCCTTTCCGACTGAAGAGCCGGGGAAGGGAAAGCGTGATTCTGCCTCCGGATGCGCCCCCCTCTAGAGCCCGTCCAGACAAGGCGCTCATCACTGCGGTCGTCCGTGCCCACGCATGGCGGGAGGCCCTCGAATCAGGGAAGGGAGGTGTCCAGCCGATTGGCTGCACGGACCGGTACCTCCGGAAAGTCCGGCCTCTCGCCTTCCTGGCTCCGGACATCACCCAAGCGATTCTCCAGGGAACCCAGCCCGCCGAGCTCACCCTGGCCCGACTTCTCCGGTCAAAATTGACGATTTCCTGGAAAGAGCAGCGCCAAAAACTGGGCTTTCTGCCCATACAATAG